One window from the genome of Serinibacter salmoneus encodes:
- a CDS encoding glycerophosphodiester phosphodiesterase family protein — MSTTSLYTSGLPAILAHRGGGDEAPENSREAIRGMLGHGVRVMETDVRPTRDGVAVLAHDPTLQRRFGDPRPISEVTWAELETMRDVDGAAALTLAGALEEFPQVAFNLDAKTDSIMREVLRAVRAAGAADRVCLTAFDCGRIDTMARVTRARTALGMGMRDVAALRVRSLAPRAARGAGAGARAGVAADDRARPAAVPPGRAVQVPLSFRGLPIVTPTFLRRAHAEGHVVHVWTVNEAAQMHRLLDMGVDGVVTDVPSVAAAVWRERGIPLG, encoded by the coding sequence ATGAGCACCACATCGCTGTACACCTCGGGCCTGCCCGCGATCCTCGCGCACCGCGGCGGCGGGGATGAGGCCCCGGAGAACAGCCGCGAGGCGATCCGGGGCATGCTCGGCCACGGGGTGCGGGTGATGGAGACCGATGTCCGCCCCACGCGCGACGGCGTAGCCGTCCTCGCGCACGACCCCACACTGCAGCGCCGCTTCGGCGATCCCCGGCCGATCTCGGAGGTGACCTGGGCCGAGCTCGAGACGATGCGGGATGTGGACGGCGCCGCAGCGCTCACGCTTGCCGGCGCCCTGGAGGAGTTCCCACAGGTCGCCTTCAATCTCGATGCGAAGACCGACTCGATCATGCGGGAGGTCCTGCGTGCGGTGCGGGCCGCGGGTGCCGCCGATCGGGTGTGCCTGACGGCATTCGACTGCGGGCGGATCGACACGATGGCGCGGGTGACTCGTGCACGCACCGCGCTGGGCATGGGTATGCGCGACGTCGCAGCCCTGCGCGTGCGTTCCCTCGCGCCCCGGGCGGCGCGCGGTGCCGGGGCTGGGGCCCGTGCCGGAGTCGCCGCGGACGATCGCGCCCGCCCTGCGGCGGTGCCGCCCGGCCGCGCCGTGCAGGTCCCGCTGAGTTTTCGCGGGCTCCCGATCGTGACCCCCACCTTCCTGCGCCGCGCGCATGCGGAGGGTCACGTGGTCCATGTGTGGACCGTGAACGAGGCGGCGCAGATGCACCGCCTCCTGGACATGGGGGTCGACGGCGTGGTGACTGACGTGCCCTCGGTTGCGGCGGCCGTGTGGCGCGAGCGGGGGATCCCGCTCGGGTGA
- a CDS encoding Rho termination factor N-terminal domain-containing protein: MARQEPGPSVKDNELYESLRDEGNSKEKSARIANAAANSGRSTVGRRGGKSGAYEDWTVSELRERAAELGIEGRSRMRKADLIDALRSH, translated from the coding sequence ATGGCACGGCAGGAACCCGGACCCAGTGTCAAGGACAACGAGCTCTACGAATCCCTCCGCGACGAGGGGAACTCCAAGGAGAAGTCGGCTCGCATCGCCAACGCCGCCGCGAACAGTGGCCGGTCCACGGTAGGACGGCGGGGCGGGAAATCGGGTGCCTACGAGGACTGGACGGTCAGTGAGTTGCGCGAGCGTGCCGCCGAACTCGGCATCGAGGGTCGCTCACGAATGCGGAAGGCCGACCTCATCGACGCCCTGCGGAGCCACTAG
- a CDS encoding ATP-grasp domain-containing protein, translated as MTNAGPRIALVTSSELAGGEPDDRALAVALAERGAQVDFAVWDDPSVDWHAYDLVMLRSVWDYSTRREEFLAWAATVPTLRNPANVVRWNSDKHYLAELAKAGLPVVETQWLEPDRTYDKRDLHNRFPAREDFVVKPAVSAGSADTGRYTATDADSRRLAIKHAHRLLSAGRSVMVQRYMPEIDTYGESGLVFLHGQYSHAVHKGGMLESEDTGDGEAYVKEVMEPWQPSQLEIDTAQRFVSEVRRLIPGRSMGSRPLLYVRVDLVVRGERPPLLMELEAVEPALYPALAPGALDRLASAVLREVAYGADANNDSGA; from the coding sequence GTGACCAACGCCGGACCTCGCATTGCGCTCGTGACCTCCTCCGAACTCGCCGGTGGGGAGCCGGACGATCGCGCGCTCGCGGTCGCGCTCGCCGAGCGAGGCGCGCAGGTCGACTTCGCGGTGTGGGACGACCCGAGCGTGGACTGGCACGCCTACGACCTCGTGATGCTGCGTAGCGTCTGGGACTACAGCACCCGCCGCGAGGAGTTCCTGGCGTGGGCCGCCACGGTCCCCACCCTGCGCAACCCCGCGAATGTGGTGCGCTGGAACAGCGACAAGCACTACCTCGCCGAGCTCGCCAAGGCCGGTCTGCCCGTGGTCGAGACCCAGTGGCTCGAGCCTGACCGCACCTACGACAAGCGCGACCTGCACAATCGCTTCCCGGCTCGCGAGGACTTCGTGGTCAAGCCCGCCGTCTCCGCGGGCTCCGCGGACACCGGTCGCTACACCGCCACCGACGCCGACTCCCGCCGCCTGGCCATCAAGCACGCTCACCGGCTGCTGAGCGCGGGCCGTTCGGTGATGGTGCAGCGCTACATGCCGGAGATCGACACCTACGGTGAGTCCGGCCTGGTCTTCCTGCACGGGCAGTACTCCCACGCCGTGCACAAGGGCGGGATGCTGGAGAGCGAGGACACCGGCGACGGCGAGGCCTACGTCAAGGAGGTCATGGAGCCCTGGCAGCCCTCGCAGCTCGAGATCGACACCGCCCAGCGGTTCGTCTCCGAGGTCCGGCGCCTCATCCCCGGGCGATCGATGGGGTCGCGCCCCCTGCTGTACGTGCGCGTGGACCTGGTGGTCCGCGGCGAGCGCCCGCCGCTGCTGATGGAACTCGAGGCGGTGGAGCCCGCGCTCTACCCGGCCCTGGCACCCGGCGCCCTGGACCGCCTCGCGAGCGCGGTGCTGCGCGAGGTCGCCTACGGCGCCGACGCGAACAACGACTCCGGCGCCTGA
- the rsgA gene encoding ribosome small subunit-dependent GTPase A: MTSTTPQWRVARVDRTQVLLLDCGATRVERAVPLKPGGLLERTVGEPTVPAVGDAVVLADERALLLPRRSELVRDTADRTSHTQVMAANLDLALIVEHLDPAPSLGRIERFVTLAWDSGATPAVVLTKADLHRDPSAVVAEVQRVAPAVEVRSVSAVTGEGLDDVRALLADDLTLVLVGPSGAGKSTLVNALAGAEVMATGERRSDGKGRHTTTHRRLLPLPLAGGTAWVIDTPGVRAVGLVAREDALERGFPDVVALTQECRFRDCQHDGEPGCAIEAAVADGTLDADRLASWRSHEREAARQRARMSGRLAQEIKAQGRQHARRVRDLKRVGKFRR, from the coding sequence ATGACCTCCACCACCCCGCAGTGGCGCGTGGCCCGTGTGGACCGCACGCAGGTGTTGCTCCTGGACTGTGGCGCCACGCGCGTCGAACGCGCCGTGCCCCTCAAGCCCGGCGGCCTGCTCGAGCGCACCGTCGGTGAGCCGACCGTGCCCGCGGTGGGCGACGCCGTCGTGCTCGCGGATGAGCGGGCTCTGCTGCTCCCGCGCCGCAGCGAACTCGTACGCGACACCGCCGACCGCACCTCCCACACCCAGGTGATGGCCGCGAACCTCGACCTCGCGCTCATCGTGGAGCACCTGGACCCCGCCCCGAGCCTCGGACGGATCGAGCGGTTCGTCACGCTGGCGTGGGATTCCGGTGCGACCCCGGCGGTGGTGCTGACCAAGGCGGACCTGCACCGCGACCCCAGCGCCGTGGTGGCCGAGGTCCAACGGGTGGCGCCAGCGGTGGAGGTGAGATCCGTCAGCGCCGTCACCGGTGAGGGCCTCGACGACGTGCGCGCGCTCCTGGCGGACGACCTCACCCTGGTGCTCGTGGGCCCCTCGGGCGCGGGGAAGTCGACCCTGGTCAACGCCCTGGCGGGCGCCGAGGTGATGGCGACGGGGGAGCGGCGCTCGGACGGAAAGGGTCGGCACACGACCACCCACCGGCGCCTCCTGCCGCTGCCCCTGGCCGGTGGCACCGCCTGGGTGATCGACACCCCGGGCGTGCGCGCGGTCGGGCTGGTCGCGCGAGAGGATGCGCTCGAGCGCGGATTCCCGGACGTGGTCGCACTCACCCAGGAGTGTCGCTTCCGCGACTGCCAGCACGACGGCGAACCCGGCTGCGCGATCGAGGCGGCGGTGGCGGACGGGACCTTGGACGCCGACCGGTTGGCCTCGTGGCGCTCCCATGAACGCGAGGCCGCCCGGCAACGGGCACGGATGAGCGGGCGCCTCGCGCAGGAGATCAAGGCGCAGGGCAGGCAGCACGCGCGCCGGGTGCGCGACCTCAAGCGCGTCGGGAAGTTCCGCCGCTAG
- the rdgB gene encoding RdgB/HAM1 family non-canonical purine NTP pyrophosphatase — protein MTTPRLVLATRNAHKVGELRAILAAALPGLAPGAVVGADAYPQVPDVVEDGVTFAANALKKARALAEATGLPALADDSGLAVDVLGGAPGIFSARWSGVHGDDAANLDLLLAQLSDVPAQHRGAAFVCAAALVTPTGEEIVREGRLAGTLLTERHGEGGFGYDPILRPDGESRSCAELSPAEKNAISHRGAAFRAIAPQVARVLGAGG, from the coding sequence ATGACCACCCCGCGCCTGGTGCTGGCCACCCGCAACGCCCACAAGGTGGGGGAGCTGCGGGCGATCCTCGCCGCGGCGCTGCCGGGCCTGGCGCCCGGCGCGGTGGTCGGAGCCGACGCCTACCCGCAGGTACCCGACGTGGTCGAGGACGGCGTCACCTTCGCCGCGAACGCCCTGAAGAAGGCGCGCGCCCTCGCCGAGGCCACCGGGCTGCCCGCCCTCGCGGACGACTCCGGTCTCGCCGTGGACGTGCTCGGTGGCGCCCCCGGGATCTTCTCCGCCCGCTGGAGCGGCGTGCACGGGGACGACGCCGCGAACCTCGACCTGCTGCTGGCGCAGCTGAGCGATGTGCCCGCGCAGCACCGCGGGGCCGCGTTCGTGTGCGCCGCGGCGCTGGTGACGCCCACGGGGGAGGAGATCGTGCGCGAGGGTCGGCTCGCCGGCACCCTGCTCACCGAGCGGCACGGCGAGGGCGGCTTCGGGTACGACCCGATCCTGCGACCCGACGGCGAGAGCCGCTCCTGCGCCGAGCTCTCACCCGCCGAGAAGAACGCCATCAGCCACCGCGGCGCCGCCTTCCGGGCCATCGCGCCGCAGGTGGCGCGGGTGCTCGGCGCCGGGGGCTGA
- a CDS encoding peroxiredoxin, producing MPRLQVGDVAPEFTLPTADGATVSLADLRTRTEAGVIVYFYPAAGTPGCTTQACDFRDSLASLRASGYEVVGISPDKLGKLERFADAEKLPYPLASDPEREVLEAYGAWGEKSMYGKKVTGVIRSTFVVAPDGTLTLAQYNVRATGHVAKLRRDLGLAS from the coding sequence ATGCCACGACTGCAGGTGGGCGACGTCGCCCCCGAGTTCACCCTCCCCACGGCCGACGGCGCCACCGTGAGCCTCGCCGACCTGCGGACGCGGACCGAGGCGGGCGTGATCGTCTACTTCTACCCCGCGGCCGGCACGCCCGGCTGCACCACGCAGGCGTGCGACTTCCGCGACTCGCTCGCGTCGCTGCGCGCCTCGGGGTACGAGGTCGTCGGCATCTCCCCGGACAAGCTCGGTAAGCTCGAGCGCTTCGCCGATGCGGAGAAGCTGCCCTACCCGCTGGCCTCCGACCCGGAGCGCGAGGTCCTGGAGGCCTACGGCGCCTGGGGCGAGAAGAGCATGTACGGCAAGAAGGTGACGGGCGTGATCCGCTCCACCTTCGTCGTCGCCCCCGACGGCACCCTCACGTTGGCGCAGTACAACGTGCGCGCCACCGGTCACGTCGCCAAGCTGCGCCGCGACCTGGGCCTCGCCTCCTGA
- the orn gene encoding oligoribonuclease, translated as MTGLDFVNDALIEVAVIVTDSELTPVAPGLDVVIAPPEGAVERMNDVVREMHTLSGLLEELPDGVTMAEAADQVLDYLREFVPEAGKAPLAGNSVGTDKVFLDRDMPAVIEHLHYRIIDVSSIKELARRWYPRAYYASPKKNGGHRALADIAESIDELRYYRAALFPHGDGPASADLRKQAQMISQSATPAS; from the coding sequence ATGACGGGGCTCGACTTCGTCAACGACGCGCTCATCGAGGTGGCGGTGATCGTCACCGACTCCGAACTCACGCCAGTGGCACCGGGACTCGATGTGGTGATCGCACCGCCGGAGGGCGCGGTGGAGCGGATGAACGACGTGGTCCGGGAGATGCACACGCTCTCCGGGCTCCTGGAGGAGCTCCCGGACGGCGTGACGATGGCCGAGGCCGCCGATCAGGTGCTGGACTACCTGCGGGAGTTCGTGCCGGAGGCCGGGAAGGCGCCGTTGGCCGGCAACTCCGTCGGCACCGACAAGGTGTTCCTGGACCGGGACATGCCCGCCGTGATCGAGCACCTGCACTATCGGATCATCGACGTCTCCTCGATCAAGGAACTCGCCCGGCGCTGGTACCCGCGCGCCTACTACGCCTCGCCCAAGAAGAACGGCGGACACCGGGCGCTGGCGGACATCGCCGAGAGCATCGATGAGCTGCGCTACTACCGGGCCGCGCTGTTCCCGCACGGCGACGGGCCGGCCTCGGCGGACCTGCGCAAGCAGGCCCAGATGATCAGCCAGAGCGCCACCCCCGCCTCCTGA
- a CDS encoding ATP-binding cassette domain-containing protein encodes MDPAGSGPRLIARGLSFAYPDHPVLTRVDLVVAERARIGVVGENGSGKSTLLRLLAGALEADSGTVQRRGSVVTVAQELPVAGGETLGDALAASLRRAREAATAMTTALERLTDPTAASRSGQASTSREASDAVERYEALRAWDVDRELDEALTRFGAPRDRERPLAQMSVGQRYRVRLACALAERSDVLLLDEPTNHLDDAAIEHLTARLAQWPGAVVLVTHDRALLDDAVETILDLDPTMEGPPARYGALRYADYRAAKDAAVERWRARYAAEQRRMAQLYWTRDATYEGLSDEWRPEKGSRKHRRATRARQHVKAADKRMEQLAARAAAVPPPPTDVTWPDLQARPTVHDGDALLLPGAHVPGRLERADLMVAVPPGGRLVVNGPNGAGKSTLLGLLAGAATSPALRVGVLWQESRRDERGEETGFDLAARTALTLLEERRLNPREVLPVAETGLVSEEDLDRPVRELSVGLRRRLDLALVLAAMPHVLLLDEPTNHLAVDLVDSLTFWLRRTEAAVVIATHDRVMRADFADWPQLDLV; translated from the coding sequence GTGGACCCCGCCGGCAGCGGCCCGCGGCTGATCGCCCGTGGGCTGAGCTTCGCCTACCCCGACCACCCCGTGCTCACGAGGGTGGACCTCGTGGTGGCCGAGCGCGCCCGGATCGGGGTGGTGGGGGAGAACGGCAGCGGGAAGTCCACGCTGCTGCGCCTGCTCGCCGGCGCGCTGGAGGCCGATTCGGGGACCGTCCAGCGGCGCGGGTCGGTCGTCACCGTGGCGCAGGAGCTGCCCGTGGCCGGCGGGGAGACGCTGGGCGATGCGCTGGCGGCGAGCCTGCGGCGCGCCCGCGAGGCGGCGACGGCGATGACCACCGCCCTGGAGCGGCTCACCGACCCCACGGCCGCGAGCCGCTCCGGGCAGGCGAGCACGTCGCGGGAGGCGAGCGACGCCGTCGAACGCTACGAGGCGCTGCGCGCCTGGGACGTGGACCGCGAGCTGGACGAGGCCCTGACCCGGTTCGGCGCCCCGCGGGACCGGGAGCGCCCGCTGGCGCAGATGAGCGTGGGGCAGCGCTACCGGGTGCGGCTGGCCTGCGCCCTGGCCGAACGCTCCGACGTGCTGCTGCTGGACGAGCCCACCAACCACCTCGACGACGCCGCGATCGAGCACCTCACCGCGCGCCTGGCGCAGTGGCCGGGCGCCGTGGTGCTGGTCACCCACGACCGGGCGCTGCTGGACGACGCGGTGGAGACCATCCTCGACCTCGACCCCACGATGGAGGGTCCGCCCGCGCGGTACGGCGCCCTGCGGTACGCGGACTACCGCGCCGCGAAGGACGCCGCGGTCGAGCGCTGGCGCGCCCGCTACGCCGCGGAGCAGCGCCGGATGGCGCAGCTGTACTGGACCCGGGACGCCACCTACGAGGGCCTCTCGGACGAGTGGCGCCCGGAGAAGGGCAGCCGCAAGCACCGCCGCGCCACCCGTGCCCGGCAGCACGTCAAGGCGGCGGACAAGCGGATGGAGCAGCTCGCGGCGCGGGCCGCCGCCGTGCCCCCGCCGCCCACCGATGTCACCTGGCCCGACCTGCAGGCCAGGCCCACGGTGCACGACGGCGATGCGCTCCTGCTGCCCGGCGCTCACGTCCCGGGCCGGCTGGAGCGGGCGGACCTCATGGTGGCGGTGCCGCCGGGTGGCCGCCTGGTGGTGAACGGGCCGAACGGCGCCGGGAAGTCGACCCTGCTCGGGCTGCTCGCCGGGGCGGCCACCTCACCCGCGCTGCGGGTGGGCGTGCTGTGGCAGGAGAGCCGGCGCGATGAGCGCGGCGAGGAGACCGGTTTCGATCTGGCTGCCCGCACCGCGCTGACGCTGCTCGAGGAGCGGCGGTTGAACCCGCGCGAGGTGCTCCCGGTCGCCGAGACGGGCCTGGTGAGCGAGGAGGACCTGGACCGTCCGGTGCGCGAGCTCTCGGTGGGGCTGCGCCGCCGCCTCGACCTGGCGCTGGTGCTCGCCGCCATGCCGCACGTGCTGCTGCTGGACGAGCCGACGAACCACCTCGCGGTGGACCTCGTGGACTCCCTGACCTTCTGGCTGCGCCGGACCGAGGCGGCGGTGGTGATCGCCACACACGACCGGGTGATGCGCGCCGACTTCGCCGACTGGCCGCAGCTCGACCTCGTCTGA
- a CDS encoding DUF4916 domain-containing protein, producing MSEVRADDMGPWLAPEQLEFVRRKVPMVYVDLVPVLLEPDGALSKVGLLLRNPREGGLWRTVVSGRVLLGETIRTAISRHIEKDLGPMALPRIPASPQPFTVNEYFPVPRTGSGVSYHDPRQHAVSLAYIVPIDGDARAQEDALQLIWLTPSEALDPVIQGDMISGHGPLVRAAISHLGGI from the coding sequence GTGAGCGAAGTACGCGCCGATGACATGGGGCCCTGGCTCGCCCCGGAGCAGTTGGAGTTCGTGCGCCGCAAGGTGCCGATGGTCTACGTGGACCTCGTACCCGTGCTCCTGGAGCCGGACGGGGCGCTGAGCAAGGTCGGCCTGCTGCTGCGCAACCCCCGCGAGGGCGGACTGTGGCGCACCGTGGTCTCCGGCCGGGTGCTGCTCGGCGAGACGATCCGCACCGCGATCTCCCGCCACATCGAGAAGGACCTCGGCCCGATGGCGCTGCCCCGCATCCCGGCGAGCCCGCAGCCCTTCACCGTGAACGAGTACTTCCCCGTGCCGCGCACAGGCAGCGGCGTCAGTTACCACGACCCCCGGCAGCACGCGGTCTCGCTGGCCTACATCGTGCCGATCGACGGCGATGCCCGGGCCCAGGAGGACGCGCTGCAGTTGATCTGGCTCACCCCGAGCGAGGCCCTGGACCCCGTGATCCAGGGCGACATGATCTCCGGGCACGGCCCGCTGGTGCGCGCCGCGATCTCCCACCTCGGCGGGATCTGA
- a CDS encoding DUF6328 family protein codes for MTERLPADDRDESDSERADRNWVELLQELRVMQTGVQVLTGFLLTLPFQQRFTELSTGQVTLYLVLVALSVATTGVLIAPVSVHRLVFRRGLKTPLVTVGARLTLVGVVMLGLVVTGTAVLAFSVVVSGTAGLIAGAITAILLLALWLVLPIGLTRRG; via the coding sequence GTGACCGAGCGACTACCCGCCGACGATCGCGACGAGAGCGACTCCGAGCGCGCGGACCGGAACTGGGTCGAGTTGCTGCAGGAACTCCGCGTGATGCAGACCGGCGTCCAGGTGCTCACCGGTTTCCTGCTGACCCTCCCGTTCCAACAGCGATTCACCGAGTTGAGCACCGGCCAGGTGACCCTCTACCTGGTGCTGGTCGCACTGTCCGTGGCCACCACCGGGGTCCTGATCGCGCCGGTGAGCGTACATCGCCTCGTCTTCCGGCGCGGCCTGAAGACGCCGCTGGTGACCGTGGGTGCTCGGCTCACGCTGGTCGGCGTGGTGATGCTGGGCCTGGTAGTCACCGGTACGGCGGTGCTGGCGTTCAGCGTGGTGGTCTCCGGCACCGCCGGGCTCATCGCGGGTGCCATCACGGCGATCCTGCTCCTGGCCCTCTGGCTCGTGCTCCCCATCGGACTGACGCGGCGCGGGTAG
- the rph gene encoding ribonuclease PH yields MTSTASQQTITRADGRTPEQLREVRITRGWLDAAEGSVLVEFGNTRVLCAASFTAGVPRWRKGSGKGWVTAEYAMLPRATNTRGDRESVRGKIGGRTHEISRLIGRSLRAVVNVAALGENTIVLDCDVLQADGGTRTAAITGAYVALADAIAWGQREGHVKKGAVLTDSVAAVSVGIIDGTPMLDLPYSEDVRAETDMNVVTTGSGEFIEVQGTAEGAPFRRAELDSLLDLAVAGTADLARIQREALATEPAGYRA; encoded by the coding sequence ATGACGAGCACCGCTTCGCAGCAGACGATCACCCGCGCCGACGGCCGCACCCCCGAGCAGCTGCGCGAGGTGCGCATCACCCGAGGCTGGCTGGACGCCGCCGAGGGCAGCGTGCTGGTGGAGTTCGGCAACACCCGGGTGCTGTGCGCCGCCTCCTTCACCGCGGGCGTGCCGCGCTGGCGCAAGGGCAGCGGCAAGGGCTGGGTGACCGCGGAGTACGCCATGCTGCCGCGCGCCACCAACACCCGCGGTGACCGGGAGTCCGTGCGCGGCAAGATCGGCGGGCGCACCCACGAGATCTCCCGCCTGATCGGCCGCAGCCTGCGCGCCGTGGTGAACGTGGCCGCGCTCGGGGAGAACACCATCGTGCTGGACTGCGACGTGCTGCAGGCCGACGGCGGCACCCGCACCGCCGCGATCACGGGCGCCTATGTGGCCCTGGCCGATGCGATCGCGTGGGGCCAGCGCGAGGGCCACGTGAAGAAGGGCGCCGTGCTGACCGACTCCGTGGCCGCCGTCAGCGTCGGCATCATCGACGGCACCCCGATGCTCGACCTGCCCTACAGCGAGGACGTGCGCGCCGAGACCGACATGAACGTGGTCACCACCGGCTCGGGGGAGTTCATCGAGGTGCAGGGCACCGCGGAGGGCGCCCCGTTCCGCCGCGCCGAACTCGACAGCCTGCTCGACCTCGCCGTCGCCGGTACCGCGGACCTCGCCCGGATCCAGCGTGAGGCCCTGGCCACCGAGCCCGCCGGGTACCGGGCATGA